The Schistocerca cancellata isolate TAMUIC-IGC-003103 chromosome 4, iqSchCanc2.1, whole genome shotgun sequence genome contains a region encoding:
- the LOC126184275 gene encoding uncharacterized protein LOC126184275 gives MDFFSFLLSIFVFTAVLKEPTTNSGNFTTVVPGYEQPDRQFDNVAVFSQVSKASLTVDNSAVSADMGDFTGQYDELHLTKETTVIQTTNTLRSDVETVEHIQMHTTETFVAGMGHLKKGF, from the exons ATGGATTTCTTCTCTTTTTTGCTAAGTATTTTTG TTTTTACAGCTGTACTTAAGGAACCTACCACAAATTCTGGGAATTTCACAACCGTCGTTCCTGGATATGAGCAGCCTGATCGTCAATTTGA taatgttgcagtcttcagtcaagTATCGAAAGCATCACTGACTGTAGATAATTCCGCAGTATCTGCTGACATGGGGGACTTCACTGGACAGTATGATGAACTTCATTTGACCAAGGAGACTACTGTTATTCAGACCACAAACACACTGAGATCTGATGTGGAAACTGTGGAGCATATCCAAATGCATACCACAGAAACATTTGTTGCTGGAATGGGACACCTCAAAAAAG GCTTCTAA